From Nicotiana tabacum cultivar K326 chromosome 22, ASM71507v2, whole genome shotgun sequence, one genomic window encodes:
- the LOC107802984 gene encoding myb-related protein Myb4-like, with translation MGRAPCCEKLGLKRGPWSKEEDDLLINYINKHGHPNWRALPKLAGLLRCGKSCRLRWTNYLRPDIKRGNFTPEEENTIIKLHQVLGNRWSGIAARLPGRTDNEIKNIWHTRLKKRVDDKSQPQETQDIQDQQPMEITSKSEENFETHSSEPENSKDNSEEISSPKTNFQIQEHPNSSSSTSSSRDSCSNTTATSTSSLADESRDQIMLDNLIEVDDNFWSEVLWAPAETNDYNVSDLSLSSLEENYELNSSLNDYWFWDDLFSTANELMLELPEL, from the exons ATGGGCAGAGCTCCTTGCTGTGAAAAGCTTGGATTAAAGAGAGGTCCGTGGAGCAAAGAGGAAGATGACTTACTCATCAATTACATTAATAAACATGGCCACCCTAATTGGCGTGCACTTCCCAAACTTGCAG GTTTGTTAAGGTGCGGAAAAAGTTGTCGTCTCCGATGGACTAATTATTTGCGACCTGATATTAAGAGAGGAAACTTTACTCCTGAAGAGGAAAACACCATTATCAAGTTGCACCAAGTTCTTGGAAATAG GTGGTCTGGAATTGCAGCAAGGTTACCAGGACGAACAGATAATGAAATAAAAAACATTTGGCATACTCGTTTGAAGAAGAGAGTGGATGATAAATCTCAACCTCAAGAAACTCAGGACATACAAGATCAACAACCCATGGAAATAACGTCAAAATCCGAGGAAAATTTTGAAACACATTCATCTGAACCTGAAAATTCTAAGGATAATTCTGAAGAAATATCAAGTCCTAAAACAAACTTCCAGATTCAAGAACACCCAAATTCTTCGTCGTCAACATCATCTAGTAGAGATTCATGTTCAAACACAACTGCTACGAGTACGAGTTCTCTTGCTGATGAATCAAGAGATCAAATAATGTTGGACAATTTGATTGAAGTTGACGACAATTTTTGGTCCGAGGTACTATGGGCACCAGCTGAAACTAATGACTATAATGTTTCAGATTTGTCATTATCTTCATTGGAGGAAAATTACGAGCTTAATTCCAGCTTGAATGATTACTGGTTTTGGGATGATCTTTTTTCAACAGCCAATGAGTTGATGTTAGAATTGCCTGAATTATGA